In the genome of Myxococcus stipitatus, one region contains:
- a CDS encoding serine/threonine-protein kinase — protein MSPSRKCPRCGVKHRQGVTVCPKEVFRADVVASGGPYRAGDVEEDTDGDTHKSQRGVLPPPASAKPSAPNAPVVNAARMLKWEESVTRDMLVGSKVGDYVLKRRIGSGGMGIVYEGEHAVIGQRVAIKVLRPDVVEGRRARDLATEARAASAIRHRGIIDIFGFGVIPDVGQYLVMEYLEGTPLDEVIHQRAPLPDSDVLRILDALLGALGAAHAAGVIHRDLKPGNVFIVRDEDGAETVKVLDFGIAKRSEAPHGSTPQTHANSMVGTPEYIAPEQALGQQVSPQTDLYSVGIIAYEMLTRRLPFDGTSPMAIVVQHVRTPPPRPSTFVELNPALEALVLRLLAKEPSQRPTSAEAVRRELKLILASLTEGVTRLSPVKVDARHPSEETQVMAPRLGRRERRVRDVRPGARPGVMAPASLTPTATMLLEQTAFDAPGGRLTWPRKWWWAVGMAALLVMVGGWAVLAS, from the coding sequence ATGAGTCCTTCGCGCAAGTGCCCCCGCTGTGGGGTGAAACACCGCCAGGGTGTGACGGTCTGCCCGAAAGAGGTGTTTCGCGCGGACGTCGTCGCGTCGGGCGGTCCGTATCGCGCGGGCGACGTCGAAGAGGACACGGACGGAGACACGCACAAGAGCCAGCGGGGCGTGTTGCCGCCTCCCGCGAGCGCGAAGCCCTCGGCGCCGAACGCGCCCGTGGTGAACGCGGCGCGGATGTTGAAGTGGGAGGAGTCCGTCACCCGCGACATGCTGGTGGGCTCGAAGGTGGGCGACTACGTGCTCAAGCGCCGCATCGGCAGCGGCGGCATGGGCATCGTCTACGAGGGCGAACACGCGGTCATCGGACAGCGTGTGGCCATCAAGGTCCTCCGCCCGGACGTCGTGGAAGGCCGTCGCGCCAGGGACCTGGCGACGGAGGCGCGCGCTGCATCGGCCATCCGTCACCGGGGCATCATCGACATCTTCGGCTTTGGTGTCATTCCAGACGTCGGGCAGTACCTGGTGATGGAGTACCTGGAGGGCACGCCGCTGGATGAGGTCATCCACCAGCGCGCGCCCCTGCCGGACTCGGATGTGCTCCGGATTCTGGATGCGCTGCTCGGCGCGCTGGGCGCGGCGCACGCGGCGGGTGTCATCCACCGGGACCTCAAGCCCGGCAATGTCTTCATCGTGCGCGACGAGGACGGCGCGGAGACGGTGAAGGTCCTCGACTTCGGCATCGCCAAGCGCAGCGAGGCGCCCCACGGGAGCACGCCGCAGACCCACGCCAACTCGATGGTCGGCACGCCCGAGTACATCGCGCCGGAGCAGGCGCTGGGCCAGCAGGTGAGTCCCCAGACGGACCTGTATTCGGTGGGCATCATCGCCTACGAAATGCTCACGCGCCGGCTGCCCTTCGATGGGACGTCGCCCATGGCCATCGTCGTGCAGCACGTCCGCACGCCGCCGCCGAGGCCCTCCACCTTCGTGGAGCTGAATCCCGCGCTGGAGGCACTGGTGTTGCGCCTGCTCGCGAAGGAACCCTCGCAGCGGCCTACGTCGGCCGAGGCCGTGCGTCGCGAACTGAAGCTCATCCTCGCGTCGCTCACCGAGGGCGTCACGCGGCTGTCCCCGGTCAAGGTGGACGCGCGGCATCCCTCGGAGGAGACGCAGGTGATGGCACCTCGGCTGGGACGTCGCGAGCGGCGCGTGCGGGATGTCCGCCCTGGCGCACGTCCCGGGGTGATGGCTCCGGCGAGCCTGACGCCCACCGCCACGATGTTGCTGGAGCAGACGGCCTTCGATGCGCCGGGGGGCCGTCTGACGTGGCCGCGCAAGTGGTGGTGGGCGGTGGGCATGGCCGCCCTGCTCGTCATGGTGGGCGGCTGGGCCGTCCTGGCTTCGTGA
- a CDS encoding glycosyltransferase family 4 protein has translation MRVLFLNPVGVVGGAERALLDLMACLRHLDPRLSLHLLAGTPGPLLDEARALGVDAKLLALPPALSALGDSALRGRGPREALRFARSLAPAPLLLADYGRTLRREVANVRPDIVHSNGIKTHLLSAATSGLRLKRVWHIHDFLGERPLVRRALKTLAPLASVAIANSSAVGEDARAVLRGVPIHVVYNGVDVERFAPASQARVDLDALAGLPRAPDGMLRVGLVATYARWKGHDVFLDAAAELTRLEPSLPVRFYLVGGPLYQTPGSQFSEADLRQRIDQLKLSGRVGLVPFQSEPASVYRALDVFVHASTRREPFGLTIAEALACARPAIVSSESGAAEALTHGVDVLAIPPGDSRSLVDALRTLLRDEALRTRLAQAARHTAVERFSRERYAREMLTVYRSLLSGG, from the coding sequence GTGCGAGTCCTGTTCCTCAACCCGGTAGGTGTCGTCGGCGGGGCCGAGCGGGCGCTGCTGGATTTGATGGCGTGCTTGCGCCACCTGGACCCGCGGCTGTCGCTGCACCTGCTCGCGGGGACACCGGGCCCGCTGCTCGATGAAGCCCGCGCGTTGGGAGTCGACGCGAAGCTCCTCGCGCTCCCGCCCGCGCTGTCGGCCCTGGGAGACAGCGCGCTGCGGGGGCGCGGTCCGCGAGAGGCCCTGCGCTTCGCACGGAGCCTCGCGCCCGCGCCCCTCCTCCTCGCGGACTACGGCCGCACCCTTCGCCGCGAGGTCGCGAACGTCCGGCCGGACATCGTGCACTCCAACGGCATCAAGACGCACCTGCTCAGCGCCGCCACCTCGGGGCTTCGCTTGAAGCGCGTCTGGCACATCCACGACTTTCTCGGCGAGCGCCCGTTGGTGCGGCGCGCGCTGAAGACGCTGGCGCCGCTCGCGTCCGTGGCCATCGCCAACTCCAGCGCGGTAGGCGAGGACGCCCGAGCCGTGCTCCGAGGCGTTCCCATCCACGTCGTCTACAACGGGGTGGATGTGGAGCGCTTTGCTCCGGCGTCACAGGCCCGCGTGGACCTGGACGCCCTGGCGGGTCTGCCGCGCGCTCCGGACGGGATGCTGCGGGTGGGGCTGGTCGCCACCTACGCGCGCTGGAAGGGGCACGACGTCTTCCTGGACGCGGCGGCGGAGCTGACCCGTCTGGAGCCGTCGCTCCCGGTCCGATTCTACCTGGTGGGCGGTCCGCTGTACCAGACACCGGGTTCCCAGTTCTCCGAGGCCGATCTTCGTCAACGCATCGACCAGCTGAAGCTCTCCGGACGCGTGGGACTGGTGCCGTTCCAGTCCGAGCCCGCGTCCGTCTACCGGGCCCTGGATGTCTTCGTGCACGCGAGCACTCGGCGGGAGCCGTTTGGCCTCACCATCGCGGAGGCCCTCGCGTGTGCGCGGCCCGCCATCGTCTCCAGCGAGAGCGGCGCGGCCGAGGCGCTCACGCACGGGGTGGATGTCCTCGCCATTCCTCCGGGGGACTCCCGCTCCCTGGTGGATGCACTCCGCACGCTGCTGCGAGACGAAGCCCTGCGCACGCGACTGGCCCAGGCCGCGAGGCACACCGCCGTGGAGCGCTTCTCTCGGGAGCGCTACGCCCGCGAGATGCTCACCGTGTACCGCTCCCTCCTGAGCGGCGGTTGA
- a CDS encoding glycosyltransferase family A protein translates to MPFFSVVIPTYNRARLLERTLASVFAQEERDYEVLVVDDGSTDDTLEVLGRLGEKVRVFQQANAGPGVARNLGIREARGEYVVFLDSDDLWFPWTLAVYRQVLREQGMPAVVMGSSVTFQKEDELERVAREPLKVVPFQDYLASAGDTTPRTACVLAVRTEALRRVEGFTPLRIVAEDYDLLYRLGTEPGFAWVRAPLAVGYRKHEGSESTMLESAHRGMAYQLMQERLSRYPGGTERRRERLQMLLYATRHVSHVMVEHGRMDLALDLYQRSLPYHLEVPRWRYMLGFLPKLAVRRLLRSVRRG, encoded by the coding sequence ATGCCGTTCTTCTCGGTCGTCATTCCCACGTACAACCGGGCGCGGCTGTTGGAGCGGACGCTCGCGTCGGTGTTCGCGCAGGAGGAGCGGGATTACGAAGTGCTCGTCGTGGATGACGGCTCCACGGACGACACGCTGGAGGTGCTGGGGCGGCTCGGCGAGAAGGTGCGGGTGTTCCAGCAGGCCAACGCGGGCCCGGGCGTCGCGCGCAACCTGGGCATCCGCGAGGCCCGGGGCGAGTACGTGGTGTTCCTGGACAGCGATGACCTGTGGTTCCCGTGGACGCTCGCGGTGTACCGGCAGGTGCTGCGTGAGCAGGGGATGCCCGCGGTGGTGATGGGCTCGTCGGTGACGTTCCAGAAGGAGGACGAGCTGGAGCGGGTGGCGAGAGAGCCCCTGAAGGTGGTGCCGTTCCAGGACTATCTGGCGAGCGCGGGGGATACGACGCCGCGCACGGCGTGTGTCCTGGCGGTGAGGACGGAGGCACTGCGGCGGGTGGAGGGCTTCACGCCGTTGCGCATCGTCGCCGAGGACTACGATTTGCTGTACCGGTTGGGAACCGAGCCAGGGTTTGCCTGGGTGCGCGCGCCGCTCGCGGTGGGCTACCGGAAGCACGAGGGCTCCGAGTCCACGATGCTGGAGTCCGCCCACCGGGGAATGGCGTACCAGTTGATGCAGGAGCGCTTGTCTCGCTACCCGGGTGGGACGGAGCGGAGGCGCGAGCGGTTGCAGATGCTGCTGTACGCCACCCGGCATGTCTCACACGTGATGGTGGAGCACGGCAGGATGGACCTCGCGCTCGACCTGTATCAACGGAGCCTGCCGTATCATCTGGAGGTTCCTCGCTGGCGGTACATGCTCGGGTTCCTGCCCAAGCTGGCCGTGCGGAGGCTGCTCCGGAGCGTTCGCCGAGGCTGA
- a CDS encoding oligosaccharide flippase family protein, with amino-acid sequence MNATAAPEVDTGEVRARALKGMIVLVARTLASQGLRVVSALVLSRLLFPSDYGLFGIVSYAASLGVFLGDLGLSAALVRQPHEPTQDETFTIFWCHQALTAVIVAVVCALAPRLTEGYALGPGAVPMVCALALGLFLSSLRVIPLMALERKLAFPAIARAELVENLAQVAFTLVFAWAGMGAWALALGALVRGVVGLVCIWWASPWRPRGVFRLEVLRRLLGFGLAFQLPPLVAALVAGWVPLVVGHVLGKESVGLVNWAWALASTPMMLSAVLNRVAFPAYCRLQDDPAGFAEYLATSLRRLSAVLLLALPVAVMGMPVLVPLFFGDRWSAAVPLVQWFSLECLLVTLTGLLATAQNAGGRPWERLVVVVGVGVAKWGLGTWAIHRFGLAGIGPMGVTVSLAEVWVTAWLVSRLNPALRGLVFQVVEPVVFVGMLLAGTFVAVEAWVFEGALVRWVAGVGVFTLLLLVRERVPGTLSLLGVLRDILAFVRSRRAATTGM; translated from the coding sequence ATGAACGCGACCGCGGCACCCGAGGTGGACACCGGTGAGGTGAGGGCCCGTGCCCTGAAGGGCATGATCGTGCTGGTGGCGCGCACGCTGGCCTCGCAAGGGCTGCGCGTCGTGAGCGCCCTGGTGCTCTCCCGTCTGTTGTTCCCATCCGACTATGGCTTGTTTGGAATCGTCTCGTATGCGGCCTCCCTGGGGGTGTTCCTGGGCGACCTGGGCCTGAGCGCGGCGCTGGTGCGCCAGCCGCACGAGCCCACCCAGGACGAGACCTTCACCATCTTCTGGTGCCACCAGGCGCTCACGGCCGTCATCGTCGCGGTGGTGTGTGCGTTGGCTCCGCGTCTCACGGAAGGGTACGCGTTGGGTCCTGGCGCGGTGCCCATGGTGTGTGCACTGGCGCTGGGGTTGTTCCTGTCCTCGTTGCGAGTGATTCCGCTGATGGCGCTGGAGCGCAAGCTGGCCTTCCCGGCGATCGCCCGCGCGGAGCTGGTGGAGAACCTGGCGCAGGTGGCCTTCACGCTGGTGTTCGCCTGGGCGGGGATGGGGGCGTGGGCGCTGGCCCTGGGCGCGCTGGTCCGAGGGGTCGTGGGCCTCGTGTGCATCTGGTGGGCATCCCCCTGGCGTCCGCGCGGGGTGTTCCGGCTGGAGGTGCTGCGGCGCCTCTTGGGCTTCGGGCTGGCGTTCCAGCTCCCCCCGCTGGTGGCGGCGCTGGTGGCGGGGTGGGTGCCCCTGGTGGTGGGGCACGTGCTGGGAAAGGAGAGCGTGGGCCTGGTGAACTGGGCCTGGGCGCTGGCCTCCACGCCGATGATGTTGAGCGCGGTGCTCAACCGCGTGGCGTTCCCCGCGTACTGCCGCTTGCAGGATGACCCGGCGGGGTTCGCGGAGTACCTGGCGACCTCGCTGCGGCGGCTGTCGGCGGTGCTGCTCCTGGCGCTCCCGGTGGCGGTGATGGGGATGCCGGTGCTGGTGCCGCTGTTCTTCGGAGACCGGTGGAGCGCGGCGGTGCCGCTGGTGCAATGGTTCAGCCTGGAGTGCCTGCTCGTCACGCTGACGGGGCTGCTCGCGACGGCGCAGAACGCGGGAGGTCGGCCCTGGGAGCGGCTGGTGGTGGTGGTCGGCGTGGGTGTGGCGAAGTGGGGCCTGGGGACGTGGGCCATCCACCGCTTCGGGTTGGCGGGCATCGGGCCCATGGGCGTGACGGTCTCCCTGGCGGAGGTGTGGGTGACGGCGTGGCTGGTGTCCCGGCTGAACCCGGCGCTGCGCGGGTTGGTGTTCCAGGTGGTGGAGCCCGTGGTCTTCGTGGGGATGTTGCTGGCGGGGACCTTCGTGGCGGTCGAGGCGTGGGTGTTCGAGGGCGCGCTGGTGCGGTGGGTGGCGGGCGTGGGGGTGTTCACGTTGTTGCTGCTGGTTCGCGAGCGGGTTCCCGGGACGCTGTCGCTCCTGGGCGTGCTGCGCGACATCCTGGCCTTCGTCCGTTCGCGGCGGGCCGCCACAACAGGGATGTGA
- a CDS encoding glycosyltransferase family 1 protein, translating to MDPREEGWPSMDLVGEALLEGLSAHPREVSVQGLRPSLPTMVRRLPRVGERRAAFNADRLLGRFGRYPIHALLARQRFDAFHIVDHTYAQLAHVLPASRTGVYCFDLDAFRAVVEPHRDPRPAWFRLMAKAQLRGLERAALVFHPTQAIRDELLSHGLVDPSRLVSAPLGVSPEYRREPVPGDRSQQVLSALGGRPYLLHVGSAIPRKRLDVLFEVFAALRARHPDLRLVQQGGALNAAQREQVARLGMGDALLQPPFQERATLAGLYRNAKAVLIPSEAEGFGLPLVEALACGAPVIASDLPVLREVGAETCLYCPVGDVPAWARTLDAVLTGDLPVPALDSRLARAARFTWAAHARTVLDAYLRLAR from the coding sequence ATGGACCCTCGCGAGGAGGGCTGGCCCAGCATGGACCTGGTGGGCGAAGCCCTCCTCGAAGGACTCTCCGCGCATCCTCGCGAGGTGTCTGTCCAAGGGCTGCGCCCCTCGCTGCCCACGATGGTCCGCCGACTGCCTCGCGTGGGCGAGCGTCGTGCCGCGTTCAACGCGGACCGCCTCCTCGGCCGGTTCGGGCGCTATCCCATCCACGCGCTGCTCGCGCGACAGCGGTTCGACGCGTTCCACATCGTGGACCACACCTACGCGCAGCTGGCGCACGTGCTCCCCGCCTCGCGCACGGGTGTCTATTGCTTCGACCTGGACGCGTTCCGCGCCGTCGTGGAGCCGCATCGAGACCCTCGCCCCGCGTGGTTCCGGCTCATGGCGAAGGCCCAGCTCCGGGGCCTCGAGCGCGCCGCCCTCGTCTTCCACCCCACGCAGGCCATCCGCGACGAGCTGCTCTCGCATGGACTGGTGGACCCGTCCCGGCTCGTCTCGGCGCCGCTGGGCGTCTCGCCCGAGTACCGCAGGGAGCCCGTCCCGGGCGACCGGAGCCAACAGGTGCTCTCCGCGCTGGGGGGACGGCCCTATCTCCTGCATGTCGGCAGCGCGATTCCTCGCAAGCGCCTGGATGTCCTCTTCGAGGTCTTCGCCGCGCTGCGCGCTCGCCACCCCGACCTGCGCCTGGTGCAGCAGGGCGGCGCGCTGAACGCGGCCCAGCGCGAGCAGGTGGCGCGACTGGGGATGGGAGATGCGCTGCTTCAGCCCCCGTTCCAGGAGCGCGCGACGCTCGCGGGGCTGTACCGGAACGCGAAGGCCGTGCTCATCCCCAGCGAAGCCGAGGGCTTCGGGCTCCCGCTCGTCGAGGCCCTCGCGTGTGGTGCTCCCGTCATCGCCAGTGACCTGCCCGTGCTCCGGGAGGTCGGCGCGGAGACCTGTCTGTACTGCCCCGTGGGCGACGTGCCCGCGTGGGCTCGGACGCTGGACGCGGTGCTCACGGGCGACCTGCCGGTTCCGGCGCTCGACTCGCGACTGGCTCGGGCCGCGCGCTTCACCTGGGCCGCGCACGCGCGCACCGTGCTGGACGCCTACCTGCGGCTCGCGCGCTGA
- a CDS encoding glycosyltransferase family 4 protein, whose protein sequence is MGDPPRSWHLLTGEYPPQPGGVSDYTRLVAQALAREGQEVHVWTPGESGTLEEDGVTVHRAPGLFLPPGLRGLSRELNRCRAPRRLLLQYVPHAFGMKAMNVPFCAWFASRRQDERWVFFHEIVYPWSLSARPRHQVLAGVTRVMARLVGGAADRAFVSIPSWAEHLPSPIRQRAEWRPVPSTLPTSVPAMALAKVRATLGVGPWLGHFGTYGSAIRAPLEAALVPLLDQDARRQALLLGRGSQQFAEEVATRHPGLRSRIHSRDSLAPDALVAHLAAMDLLVQPYPDGVSTRRTTAMAGLALGLPLVTQTGHLTEPLWKSSGAVALTDGSTPGALIDTAERLLSRPEELAALGARAAQVYRERFALERTVETLLRPAP, encoded by the coding sequence GTGGGGGACCCGCCTCGCTCCTGGCACCTGCTCACCGGTGAGTACCCACCCCAGCCGGGCGGCGTCAGCGACTACACCCGGCTCGTCGCCCAGGCGCTCGCCCGCGAGGGACAGGAGGTCCATGTCTGGACTCCGGGCGAGTCGGGCACGCTCGAGGAGGACGGTGTCACCGTGCACCGTGCGCCCGGCCTCTTCCTGCCGCCGGGCCTGCGCGGGCTGTCGCGAGAGCTGAACCGCTGCCGTGCGCCGCGCAGGCTGTTGCTCCAGTACGTGCCCCACGCCTTCGGGATGAAGGCGATGAACGTGCCCTTCTGCGCGTGGTTCGCCTCGCGTCGCCAGGATGAGCGCTGGGTCTTCTTCCACGAAATCGTCTACCCCTGGAGCCTGTCCGCCCGGCCTCGGCACCAGGTGCTCGCGGGTGTCACGCGGGTGATGGCGCGACTGGTGGGGGGCGCGGCGGACCGCGCCTTCGTGTCCATTCCCTCCTGGGCGGAGCACCTCCCCTCCCCCATCCGCCAGCGCGCGGAGTGGCGACCTGTGCCCAGCACGCTCCCCACCTCGGTGCCGGCGATGGCGCTCGCGAAGGTGCGCGCGACGCTGGGCGTGGGGCCGTGGCTCGGCCACTTCGGCACGTACGGCTCCGCCATCCGCGCGCCGCTCGAAGCGGCCCTGGTGCCGCTGCTGGACCAGGACGCGCGACGACAGGCGCTGCTGCTCGGGCGCGGCAGCCAGCAGTTCGCCGAGGAGGTGGCGACCCGCCATCCGGGGCTGCGCTCGCGCATCCACTCTCGGGACTCGCTCGCTCCCGACGCGCTGGTGGCCCACCTCGCGGCCATGGACCTCCTGGTGCAGCCGTATCCCGATGGCGTGAGCACCCGCCGCACGACGGCCATGGCGGGGCTCGCGTTGGGACTGCCGCTCGTCACCCAGACAGGGCACCTCACGGAGCCCCTCTGGAAGAGCTCGGGCGCGGTCGCCCTCACGGATGGGAGCACGCCTGGCGCGCTCATCGACACCGCCGAGCGGCTCCTCTCGCGACCCGAGGAGCTCGCCGCGCTGGGGGCTCGCGCGGCCCAGGTCTATCGCGAACGCTTCGCGCTGGAGCGCACGGTGGAGACACTGCTGCGGCCAGCGCCGTGA
- a CDS encoding glycosyltransferase family 2 protein — protein sequence MAKADLIISIVNHSNPELLHDCLRTLYATTRDCTFEVWVVDNATDGRGVEAMRRDFPQVRWLFNTERKGFSANHNQVLKQAHGRYICIFNDDTIVHEGAFDALVRFMDENPRVGMAGARLLNADGTVQNCTFRPMSLSGQLFDLVFLPRPLHFLKRMEIDPAQYGHEEARVNWVLGACIVVREETLAEVGLLDEAMSPLGNTEDTDWCVRAWKAGWEVAFCPEAVITHLSSRSFRPSATGPDKVRVELWRTRVAYFRKHHGRLQEWMLRAILVGTLPYNSMVLTQTLLRGRMALPEFRRQLSTFLRISEMGLRARV from the coding sequence ATGGCGAAGGCAGACCTGATCATCTCCATTGTCAATCACAGCAACCCCGAGCTGCTGCATGACTGCCTGCGCACGCTCTATGCGACGACGCGGGACTGCACCTTCGAGGTGTGGGTGGTGGACAACGCGACGGACGGGCGAGGCGTGGAGGCGATGCGCCGCGACTTCCCGCAGGTGCGCTGGTTGTTCAACACGGAGCGCAAGGGGTTCTCGGCCAATCACAACCAGGTGCTGAAGCAGGCGCACGGGCGCTACATCTGCATCTTCAATGACGACACCATCGTGCACGAGGGCGCGTTCGACGCGCTCGTGCGCTTCATGGATGAGAACCCGCGCGTCGGAATGGCGGGGGCGCGGCTGTTGAACGCGGATGGCACGGTGCAGAACTGCACCTTCCGGCCCATGTCGTTGTCGGGGCAGCTGTTCGACCTGGTCTTCCTGCCGCGTCCGCTGCACTTCCTGAAGCGGATGGAGATCGACCCGGCGCAGTACGGGCATGAGGAGGCCCGGGTGAACTGGGTGCTGGGCGCCTGCATCGTCGTGCGCGAGGAGACGCTGGCGGAGGTGGGGCTTCTCGACGAGGCGATGTCTCCGTTGGGGAACACGGAAGACACGGACTGGTGTGTCCGCGCGTGGAAGGCGGGCTGGGAGGTGGCGTTCTGTCCGGAGGCGGTGATTACGCACCTGTCGAGCCGCTCGTTCCGTCCCTCGGCGACGGGACCGGACAAGGTGCGGGTGGAACTGTGGCGCACGCGGGTGGCGTACTTCCGCAAGCACCATGGCCGGCTGCAGGAGTGGATGCTGCGCGCCATCCTGGTGGGGACGTTGCCGTACAACTCGATGGTGCTGACGCAGACGTTGCTGCGGGGGCGGATGGCGCTGCCGGAGTTCCGCAGGCAGCTTTCGACGTTCCTGCGCATCTCCGAGATGGGCCTGCGGGCGCGGGTCTGA
- a CDS encoding class I SAM-dependent methyltransferase translates to MSPSQTLLQFLKREVLVDEHEVFHRTLREALVGSCDSVLDIGCGSGSPLRHISQHFSRSVGVDGYSVSIERSRAAGIHQEYHCMDLLEVGKHFAPKSFDAVVALDVIEHFEKPQGYQLLEMMESLARKRVVIFTPNGFLPQDEWDNNVHQVHRSGWEVYDFELRGYRVKGMSGWKPLRGDFAHPRIKPARLGSRLSILTEPFATRFPQHAFQLLAVRDMEAS, encoded by the coding sequence ATGTCACCGAGCCAGACCCTCCTCCAGTTCCTCAAGCGCGAGGTGCTCGTCGACGAGCACGAAGTCTTCCACCGCACCTTGCGAGAAGCCCTGGTCGGCTCCTGCGACAGCGTGCTCGACATCGGCTGTGGGTCGGGCTCGCCCCTTCGCCACATCTCCCAGCACTTCTCCCGCTCGGTGGGCGTGGATGGGTACTCGGTGAGCATCGAGCGCAGCCGCGCCGCGGGCATCCATCAGGAGTACCACTGCATGGACCTGCTCGAGGTGGGCAAGCACTTCGCCCCCAAGAGCTTCGACGCCGTCGTCGCGCTGGATGTCATCGAGCACTTCGAGAAGCCCCAGGGCTACCAGTTGCTGGAGATGATGGAATCCCTCGCGCGCAAGCGCGTGGTCATCTTCACGCCCAATGGCTTTCTTCCCCAGGACGAGTGGGACAACAACGTCCACCAGGTCCACCGCTCGGGTTGGGAGGTCTATGACTTCGAGCTGCGAGGCTATCGCGTCAAGGGAATGAGCGGCTGGAAGCCCTTGCGCGGAGACTTCGCGCACCCGCGCATCAAGCCCGCGCGACTGGGCAGCCGGCTGTCCATCCTCACCGAGCCCTTCGCCACGCGCTTCCCCCAGCACGCCTTCCAGCTGCTCGCCGTCCGCGACATGGAAGCCTCCTGA
- a CDS encoding ROK family protein, producing the protein MRSSDVKGSAWGGIDLGGTKIEAVVVDGVGRPLGNARHPTPDGGPKDVVRAIYEALEDASRSAGLAPRRLAGVGVGAPGSVDSNTGTLARVSNVGKGWTEPYPLAGALADLVQGPVVLGNDVQVAVTAEYRLGAGMPYRSVLGVWWGTGVGGGLVLDGVPWRGRGAAGEIGHVVVKPGGSRCGCGRRGCMEAYAGRGCLELKARKAVKRGEKTMLLEWMKKKDRTRLTSSIWKKALDEGDAVATRLIDKAVLMLGIGLASAINLLDVDAIILGGGLGTRLGIEYADRIHEAMRPHVFVPERQPPVVLAQLGELSGAIGAALLAEPPLH; encoded by the coding sequence ATGCGGTCGTCCGATGTGAAGGGGAGTGCTTGGGGAGGCATCGACCTGGGCGGGACGAAGATTGAAGCCGTTGTCGTCGACGGGGTGGGGAGGCCCTTGGGGAATGCTCGGCATCCCACGCCGGATGGTGGGCCGAAGGACGTGGTGCGTGCCATCTACGAGGCCCTGGAGGATGCCTCGCGGTCCGCGGGGCTGGCGCCTCGGCGGCTCGCGGGAGTGGGTGTGGGGGCTCCGGGCTCGGTGGACAGCAACACGGGGACGCTCGCGCGGGTGAGCAACGTGGGCAAGGGATGGACGGAGCCCTATCCCCTCGCGGGCGCGCTCGCAGACCTGGTGCAGGGCCCGGTGGTGCTGGGCAATGACGTGCAGGTCGCGGTGACCGCGGAGTACCGGCTGGGCGCGGGGATGCCCTATCGCTCGGTGTTGGGCGTGTGGTGGGGAACGGGCGTGGGCGGAGGGTTGGTGTTGGATGGTGTTCCCTGGCGAGGGCGTGGCGCCGCGGGCGAGATTGGCCATGTGGTGGTGAAGCCCGGAGGCTCGCGCTGTGGCTGCGGGCGCCGGGGCTGCATGGAGGCCTACGCGGGCCGAGGCTGCCTGGAGCTCAAGGCGCGCAAGGCGGTGAAGCGGGGCGAGAAGACGATGCTGCTCGAGTGGATGAAGAAGAAGGACCGGACCCGGCTGACGAGCAGCATCTGGAAGAAGGCGCTGGATGAGGGAGATGCCGTGGCGACGCGGCTCATCGACAAGGCGGTGTTGATGCTCGGAATCGGGCTTGCGTCCGCCATCAACCTGCTGGACGTGGACGCCATCATCCTCGGCGGAGGCTTGGGGACGCGGCTGGGCATCGAGTATGCGGACCGCATCCATGAAGCCATGCGCCCGCATGTCTTCGTCCCCGAGCGTCAGCCTCCGGTGGTGCTGGCACAGCTCGGAGAATTGTCTGGCGCCATCGGCGCCGCGCTCCTGGCGGAGCCTCCGTTGCACTGA